In a genomic window of Babylonia areolata isolate BAREFJ2019XMU chromosome 3, ASM4173473v1, whole genome shotgun sequence:
- the LOC143280394 gene encoding serine/threonine-protein kinase mos-like yields the protein MVSDTLLQYSPSSHGRYIGSPISRLGTPVRCGRVHRDEVILGSLLGTGGFGSVYVASIRGRTVAVKTYHKRCANPRAVRQSYSNELLAFRTGLKHSNVVSILGATTLHGFEDGAWIFMDYVGPNTLQSLLNDHRQELDCTTRLSLALQMARGLHYLHSFGLMHLDLKPANCLVTNELQLRITDFGCCHQLVPGRERGGQEVVAEGLSPAPGAWKNELVGTLAYRAPELLKGQKPSLCCDVYSLGITLWQMRTRQGPYEGVPAHAVVYQVVSNDLRPRLPSEDEDNPFEVIFADLYTQCWASSGDDRPSSLHIVHTIDLWLEYM from the exons atggtcAGTGACACCCTCCTTCAGTACAGCCCATCCTCCCACGGCCGCTACATAGGCTCGCCCATCTCCAGACTGGGAACACCTGTTCGCTGTGGACGAGTCCATCGGGATGAGGTGATCCTGGGTAGTCTTCTCGGCACAGGAGGGTTCGGGTCAGTGTACGTAGCCAGCATTCGGGGACGGACCGTGGCGGTGAAGACCTACCACAAACGGTGCGCCAACCCAAGGGCCGTGCGACAGTCGTACAGCAACGAGCTTCTGGCGTTCAG GACAGGCCTGAAGCATAGCAATGTGGTCAGCATTCTGGGCGCCACAACCCTGCATGGCTTTGAGGACGGGGCCTGGATCTTCATGGACTATGTGGGGCCCAACACACTGCAGTCCCTCCTCAATGACCACCGGCAGGAACTGGACTGCACCacacgactgag TCTGGCGTTACAGATGGCGCGGGGCCTGCATTACCTGCACTCCTTCGGCCTGATGCACCTGGACCTGAAGCCCGCCAATTGTCTGGTCACCAATGAACTGCAACTCCGCATCACTGACTTTGGATGCTGTCATCAGCTGGtgccggggagggagagaggggggcaggaggtggtGGCAGAGGGGTTGAGTCCAGCGCCAG GTGCCTGGAAGAATGAGCTGGTTGGAACCTTGGCATACAGAGCACCGGAGTTGTTGAAGGGACAGAAGCCCTCCTTGTGCTGTGACGTGTACTCGCTTGGCATCACACTGTGGCAAATG CGCACTCGCCAGGGACCGTATGAAGGGGTTCCTGCCCATGCAGTCGTCTACCAGGTGGTGTCCAATGACCTCCGACCCCGACTGCCATCGGAGGatgaggacaacccttttgaagTCATCTTTGCTGACCTCTACACCCAGTGCTGGGCCAGTTCCGGGGATGACCGTCCCTCTTCCCTGCACATCGTGCATACCATTGATCTCTGGCTGGAATACATGTAG